A window of Corvus moneduloides isolate bCorMon1 chromosome 30, bCorMon1.pri, whole genome shotgun sequence contains these coding sequences:
- the LOC116436718 gene encoding uncharacterized transmembrane protein DDB_G0289901-like isoform X20 yields MRRYFSRYGEGSFSSSSAHCGTLGGGDRRFGGFGQGYGSRSLHNLGGFRNVYTGGGYGGEGVGYGRCLGFGGWRQPERGFGGRGYFVGAFQGGETGLGGTYRGVSGREVLGGGLGVGEQGAGQGLGQAGVLRGIEEVHVNTNLLRPIQLQVDPEFQRARSDEKEQIKALNNKFASFIEKVQCLERQNQALLAKWELLQQQSSGPEESRNINNFFQSYISNLQRQLETLQSQKEQLDPEAYNMLRLVEDYKNRFEEEINKRTSKEEEFVELKKELDSAYMGKMEFDVRVDILRQELEFLRCLYEAELSQLQTVVGNTDIIVSMDNHRELNMDGIIEEVRQEYEGMAQKSTAELDAMYQGRYQDLQNMWVNQREQLRNSHQEIQELTRQIQRLQPEIEIARKRNSSLQDSIKDAEHRGSSAIRDGQKKLQELENALQQAKDDLSHLVHDYQELLNVKLGLDIEIAMYRSLLEEEENRIQEGSLATICVIDHNSRAPGVFGGIKSVKGGMSSGGTSGSGVKGPISGGGKGGSSSGGSGSICGGGKGSGYRGGGSSGGGGSMSKGSSSSGGWGSSSGGGGSSYGGGKGSGYGGGGSSGGGGSICGGGSSSGSGGSMSKGSSISGGGGSSSGGGGSSYGGGKGSGYGGGGSSGGSGGSMSKGSSISGGGGSSSGGGGSSYGGGKGSGYGGGGSSGGSGGSMSKGSSISGGGGSSSGGGGSSYGGGKGSGYGGGGSSGGGGSICGGGSSSGSGGSMSKGSSISGGGGSSSGGGGSSYGGGKGSGYGGGGSSGGSGGSMSKGSSISGGGGSSSGGGGSSYGGGKGSGYGGGGSSGGGGSICGGGSSSGSGGSMSKGSSISGGGGMSSGSGGSSYGGGKGSGYGGGGSSGSGGSICGGGSSSGSGGSMSKGSSISGGGGMSSGSGGSSYGGGKGSGYGGGSSGSGGSMSGGGQSSGGYGSSSGSGRCSPHSGGMSSGGGSSCGRRGSISGGGGQGSSGSGGSMSGGGQSSGGYGSSSGSGRCSPHSGGMSSGGGSSCGRRGSISGGGGQGSSGSGGSMSGGGQSSGGYGSSSGSGRCSPHSGGMSSGGGSSCGRRGSISGGGGQGSSGSGGSMSGGGQSSGGYGSSSGSGRCSPHSGGMSSGGGSSCGRRGSISGGGGQGSSGSGGSMSGGGQISGGYGSSSGSGRCSPHSGGMSSGGGSSCGRRGSISGGGGQGSSGSGGSMSGGGQSSGGYGSSSGSGRCSPHSGGMSSGGGSSCGRRGSISGGGGGGGGGGSGHGGSSYGSGGSISGGEGGSGYGGSSYGSGGSISGGEGGSGYGGSSGYGGGSGRRGSISGGGHSSGGWGSGSGSGGSSSGGGIGSGYGGSSGSGGSSSGGCIGGGEGGGGSSGRRGSISGGGHSSGGYGSGSGRCSPHSGGISSGGWSSSGRRGSISGGGGEGGGGSSGHGGSSYGSGGSISGGEGGSGYGGSSGYGGGSGRRGSISGGGHSSGGWGSGSGSGGSSSGGGISSGYGGGESSGRRGSISGGGGSSGHGGSSYGSGGCIGGGEGASGCGGGSGYGGGSGYGGGSGYGGNSGYGGGSGYGGNSGYGGGSGYGGGGSSISGGWGSSSAGTCSPGSRGEGGWDCSGGDSFYGGGTCGARTSSCRDGTEEGGSGGGCSSPRLGYWSAYGSGSGSSGDAAHN; encoded by the exons ATGAGACGATATTTCTCCAGATATGGGGAAGGGAGTTTCAGTTCTTCTTCTGCTCACTGCGGGACCTTGGGAGGTGGAGACAGGAGATTTGGAGGGTTTGGGCAAGGGTatggcagcaggagcctccACAACCTTGGAGGGTTCAGGAATGTCTATACTGGTGGAGGCTACGGAGGAGAAGGAGTAGGATATGGGAGATGCCTTGGGTTTGGTGGCTGGAGACAACCTGAGAGGGGCTTTGGTGGAAGAGGATATTTCGTGGGAGCTTTTCAAGGTGGTGAAACAGGGCTTGGTGGCACCTACAGAGGAGTTTCAGGCAGGGAGGTGCTCGGAGGAGGTCTTGGAGTAGGGGAACAAGGGGCTGGACAGGGATTGGGACAGGCTGGAGTTCTCCGAGGCATTGAGGAGGTCCATGTCAACACCAACCTGCTGAGGCCAATACAGCTCCAGGTGGACCCTGAGTTCCAGCGAGCGCGCTCGGATGAGAAGGAGCAGATCAAAGCTCTCAACAACAAATTCGCATCATTCATCGAGAAG GTTCAATGTCTGGAGCGGCAGAATCAGGCACTCTTGGCCAAGTGGgaacttctgcagcagcaaagctctggccctgaggagagcaggaaCATCAACAACTTCTTCCAGTCCTACATCAGCAACCTGCAGCGGCAGCTTGAGACGCTCCAGAgccagaaggagcagctggatcCCGAAGCCTACAACATGCTCCGGCTTGTTGAGGATTATAAAAACAG aTTCGAGGAGGAGATCAACAAACGCACGTCCAAGGAGGAGGAGTTTGTGGAGCTTAAAAAG gaaCTGGATAGTGCATACATGGGAAAAATGGAGTTTGATGTCCGGGTGGATAtcctgaggcaggagctggagttCCTCCGGTGTTTATATGAAGCC gagctgtcccagctgcaaACAGTGGTTGGGAACACTGACATCATTGTGTCCATGGACAACCACAGGGAGTTGAACATGGATGGAATCATCGAGGAGGTCAGGCAGGAATATGAGGGGATGGCCCAGAAGAGCACAGCTGAACTGGATGCCATGTACCAGGGCAGG TACCAGGACCTGCAGAACATGTGGGTGAATCAACgagagcagctgaggaacagTCACCAGGAAATTCAGGAACTCACCAGGCAGATCCAAAGACTCCAACCAGAAATTGAAATTGCAAGGAAAAGG AATTCCAGCCTCCAAGACTCCATTAAAGATGCTGAGCACCGTGGGAGCTCGGCCATCAGGGATGGCCAGAAAaagctccaggagctggaaaacGCCCTCCAACAGGCCAAGGATGACCTTTCTCACCTTGTCCATGATTACCAGGAGCTCCTGAATGTAAAGCTGGGCCTGGACATCGAGATCGCCATGTATCGATCACTCcttgaggaggaggagaacag GATCCAGGAAGGATCACTGGCCACAATCT GTGTCATTGACCACAATTCCAGAGCTCCTGGAGTCTTTGGAGGCATAAAAAGTGTGAAGGGGGGAATGAGCTCTGGTGGTACCAGCGGGAGCGGAGTGAAAGGGCCGATCtctggagggggaaaaggtgGATCCAGCTCTGGTGGGAGTGGGTCCATCTGTGGAGGGGGAAAAGGTTCAGGatacagaggaggaggaagctcaGGTGGTGGAGGTTCCATGTCCAAGGGTAGCAGCAGTTCGGGAGGGTGGGGGTCCAGCTCTGGTGGAGGTGGTTCAAGTTATGGAGGTGGAAAAGGTTCAGGatatggaggaggaggaagctctGGAGGAGGTGGGTCCATCTGTGGAGGAGGATCCAGCTCTGGCAGTGGAGGCTCCATGTCCAagggcagcagcatctctggagGTGGAGGATCCAGCTCTGGAGGAGGTGGTTCAAGTtatggaggaggaaaaggttCAGGatatggaggaggaggaagctctGGAGGCAGTGGAG GCTCCATGTCCAagggcagcagcatctctggagGTGGAGGATCCAGCTCTGGAGGAGGTGGGTCAAGTTATGGAGGTGGAAAAGGTTCAGGatatggaggaggaggaagctctGGAGGCAGTGGAGGCTCCATGTCCAagggcagcagcatctctggagGTGGAGGATCCAGCTCTGGAGGAGGTGGGTCAAGTTATGGAGGTGGAAAAGGTTCAGGatatggaggaggaggaagctctGGAGGAGGTGGGTCCATCTGTGGAGGAGGATCCAGCTCTGGCAGTGGAGGCTCCATGTCCAagggcagcagcatctctggagGTGGAGGATCCAGCTCTGGTGGAGGTGGGTCAAGTTATGGAGGTGGAAAAGGTTCAGGatatggaggaggaggaagctctGGAGGCAGTGGAGGCTCCATGTCCAagggcagcagcatctctggagGTGGAGGATCCAGCTCTGGAGGAGGTGGGTCAAGTTATGGAGGTGGAAAAGGTTCAGGatatggaggaggaggaagctctGGAGGAGGTGGGTCCATCTGTGGAGGAGGATCCAGCTCTGGCAGTGGAGGTTCCATGTCCAagggcagcagcatctctggagGTGGAGGGATGAGCTCTGGTAGTGGTGGGTCAAGTTATGGAGGAGGGAAAGGTTCAGGatatggaggaggaggaagctctGGCAGTGGAGGCTCCATCTGTGGAGGAGGATCCAGCTCTGGCAGTGGAGGTTCCATGTCCAagggcagcagcatctctggagGTGGAGGGATGAGCTCTGGTAGTGGTGGGTCAAGTTATGGAGGAGGGAAAGGTTCAGGATATGGAGGAGGAAGTTCAG GCAGTGGTGGCTCCATGTCTGGAGGTGGCCAGAGCTCCGGTGGTTATGGATCGAGCTCTGGGAGCGGCAGGTGCAGCCCCCACAGTGGTGGGATGAGCTctggaggtgggagcagctgtggcaggagaggctccatctctggaggtggAGGACAGGGAAGCTCAG GCAGTGGTGGCTCCATGTCTGGAGGTGGCCAGAGCTCCGGTGGTTATGGATCGAGCTCTGGGAGCGGCAGGTGCAGCCCCCACAGTGGTGGGATGAGCTctggaggtgggagcagctgtggcaggagaggctccatctctggaggtggAGGACAGGGAAGCTCAGGCAGTGGTGGCTCCATGTCTGGAGGTGGCCAGAGCTCCGGTGGTTATGGATCGAGCTCTGGGAGCGGCAGGTGCAGCCCCCACAGTGGTGGGATGAGCTctggaggtgggagcagctgtggcaggagaggctccatctctggaggtggAGGACAGGGAAGCTCAG GCAGTGGTGGCTCCATGTCTGGAGGTGGCCAG AGCTCCGGTGGTTATGGATCGAGCTCTGGGAGCGGCAGGTGCAGCCCCCACAGTGGTGGGATGAGCTctggaggtgggagcagctgtggcaggagaggctccatctctggaggtggAGGACAGGGAAGCTCAGGCAGTGGTGGCTCCATGTCTGGAGGTGGCCAGATCTCCGGTGGTTATGGATCGAGCTCTGGGAGCGGCAGGTGCAGTCCCCACAGTGGTGGGATGAGCTctggaggtgggagcagctgtggcaggagaggctccatctctggaggtggAGGACAGGGAAGCTCAGGCAGTGGTGGCTCCATGTCTGGAGGTGGCCAGAGCTCCGGTGGTTATGGATCGAGCTCTGGGAGCGGCAGGTGCAGCCCCCACAGTGGTGGGATGAGCTctggaggtgggagcagctgtggcaggagagggtccatctctggaggtggtggaggaggaggagggggaggctcAGGTCATGGAGGATCCAGTTATGGCAGTGGTGGGTCCATcagtggaggagaaggag gctcAGGTTATGGAGGATCCAGTTATGGCAGTGGTGGGTCCATcagtggaggagaaggaggttcCGGCTATGGAGGGAGCTCAGGATATGGAGGTGGCTCTGGCAGGAGAGGGTCCATCTCTGGAGGTGGTCACAGCTCTGGAGGGTGGGGATCAGGCTCTGGCAGTGGCGGGAGCAGTTCTGGAGGAGGAATCGGCTCCGGCTATGGAGGAAGCTCAGGCAGTGGAGGATCAAGCTCTGGTGGGTGCAttggtggaggagaaggaggtggagGAAGCTCAGGCAGGAGAGGCTCCATCTCTGGAGGCGGTCACAGCTCTGGTGGTTATGGCTCTGGCAGTGGCAGGTGCAGCCCCCACAGTGGCGGGATCAGCTCTGGAGGTTGGAGCAGCTCTGGTAGGAGAGGTTCCATCTCtggaggtggaggagaaggagggggaggaagctCAGGTCATGGAGGATCCAGTTATGGCAGTGGCGGGTCCATcagtggaggagaaggaggttcCGGCTATGGAGGGAGCTCAGGATATGGAGGTGGCTCTGGCAGGAGAGGGTCCATCTCTGGTGGTGGTCACAGCTCTGGAGGGTGGGGATCAGGCTCTGGCAGTGGTGGAAGCAGTTCTGGAGGAGGAATCAGCTCCGGCtatggaggaggagaaagctCTGGGAGGAGAGG GTCCATCTCTGGAGGTGGAGGAAGCTCAGGCCATGGAGGATCCAGTTATGGCAGTGGTGGATGCATTGGGGGGGGAGAAGGGGCCTCAGGGTGTGGAGGAGGGTCAGGATATGGAGGAGGCTCTGGATATGGGGGAGGCTCAGGGTACGGAGGAAACTCTGGATATGGGGGAGGCTCAGGGTATGGAGGAAACTCTGGATATGGGGGAGGTTCAGGCtatggaggaggaggaagctccATCTCTGGAGGCTGGGGATCGAGCTCTGctggcacctgcagccctggcagtcGGGGGGAAGGAGGTTGGGATTGCTCCGGAGGGGACAGTTTTTATGGAGGAGGGACCTGTGGAGCCAGGACATCCAGCTGCAGAGATGGGACTGAGGAAGGCGGGTCAGGAGGAGGGTGCTCTTCTCCAAGACTGGGTTACTGGTCTGCCTATGGAAGTGGCTCAGGTTCCTCTGGAGATGCTGCCCACAATTAA
- the LOC116436718 gene encoding fibroin heavy chain-like isoform X3, with amino-acid sequence MRRYFSRYGEGSFSSSSAHCGTLGGGDRRFGGFGQGYGSRSLHNLGGFRNVYTGGGYGGEGVGYGRCLGFGGWRQPERGFGGRGYFVGAFQGGETGLGGTYRGVSGREVLGGGLGVGEQGAGQGLGQAGVLRGIEEVHVNTNLLRPIQLQVDPEFQRARSDEKEQIKALNNKFASFIEKVQCLERQNQALLAKWELLQQQSSGPEESRNINNFFQSYISNLQRQLETLQSQKEQLDPEAYNMLRLVEDYKNRFEEEINKRTSKEEEFVELKKELDSAYMGKMEFDVRVDILRQELEFLRCLYEAELSQLQTVVGNTDIIVSMDNHRELNMDGIIEEVRQEYEGMAQKSTAELDAMYQGRYQDLQNMWVNQREQLRNSHQEIQELTRQIQRLQPEIEIARKRNSSLQDSIKDAEHRGSSAIRDGQKKLQELENALQQAKDDLSHLVHDYQELLNVKLGLDIEIAMYRSLLEEEENRIQEGSLATICVIDHNSRAPGVFGGIKSVKGGMSSGGTSGSGVKGPISGGGKGGSSSGGSGSICGGGKGSGYRGGGSSGGGGSMSKGSSSSGGWGSSSGGGGSSYGGGKGSGYGGGGSSGGGGSICGGGSSSGSGGSMSKGSSISGGGGSSSGGGGSSYGGGKGSGYGGGGSSGGSGGSMSKGSSISGGGGSSSGGGGSSYGGGKGSGYGGGGSSGGSGGSMSKGSSISGGGGSSSGGGGSSYGGGKGSGYGGGGSSGGGGSICGGGSSSGSGGSMSKGSSISGGGGSSSGGGGSSYGGGKGSGYGGGGSSGGSGGSMSKGSSISGGGGSSSGGGGSSYGGGKGSGYGGGGSSGGGGSICGGGSSSGSGGSMSKGSSISGGGGMSSGSGGSSYGGGKGSGYGGGGSSGSGGSICGGGSSSGSGGSMSKGSSISGGGGMSSGSGGSSYGGGKGSGYGGGSSGSGGSMSGGGQSSGGYGSSSGSGRCSPHSGGMSSGGGSSCGRRGSISGGGGQGSSGSGGSMSGGGQSSGGYGSSSGSGRCSPHSGGMSSGGGSSCGRRGSISGGGGQGSSGSGGSMSGGGQSSGGYGSSSGSGRCSPHSGGMSSGGGSSCGRRGSISGGGGQGSSGSGGSMSGGGQSSGGYGSSSGSGRCSPHSGGMSSGGGSSCGRRGSISGGGGQGSSGSGGSMSGGGQISGGYGSSSGSGRCSPHSGGMSSGGGSSCGRRGSISGGGGQGSSGSGGSMSGGGQSSGGYGSSSGSGRCSPHSGGMSSGGGSSCGRRGSISGGGGGGGGGGSGHGGSSYGSGGSISGGEGGSGYGGSSYGSGGSISGGEGGSGYGGSSGYGGGSGRRGSISGGGHSSGGWGSGSGSGGSSSGGGIGSGYGGSSGSGGSSSGGCIGGGEGGGGSSGRRGSISGGGHSSGGYGSGSGRCSPHSGGISSGGWSSSGRRGSISGGGGEGGGGSSGHGGSSYGSGGSISGGEGGSGYGGSSGYGGGSGRRGSISGGGHSSGGWGSGSGSGGSSSGGGISSGYGGGESSGRRGSISGGGGSSGHGGSSYGSGGSISGGEGGSGYGGSSGYGGGSGRRGSISGGGHSSGGWGSGSGSGGSSSGGGISSGYGGGESSGRRGSISGGGGSLGSGGSSYGSGESICGGEGGSGYGVGGSSGRRGSISGGGGGGGGGGSGHGGSSYGSGGSISGGEGGSGYGGSSGYGGGSGRRGSISGGGGSSGHGGSSYGSGGCIGGGEGASGCGGGSGYGGGSGYGGGSGYGGNSGYGGGSGYGGNSGYGGGSGYGGGGSSISGGWGSSSAGTCSPGSRGEGGWDCSGGDSFYGGGTCGARTSSCRDGTEEGGSGGGCSSPRLGYWSAYGSGSGSSGDAAHN; translated from the exons ATGAGACGATATTTCTCCAGATATGGGGAAGGGAGTTTCAGTTCTTCTTCTGCTCACTGCGGGACCTTGGGAGGTGGAGACAGGAGATTTGGAGGGTTTGGGCAAGGGTatggcagcaggagcctccACAACCTTGGAGGGTTCAGGAATGTCTATACTGGTGGAGGCTACGGAGGAGAAGGAGTAGGATATGGGAGATGCCTTGGGTTTGGTGGCTGGAGACAACCTGAGAGGGGCTTTGGTGGAAGAGGATATTTCGTGGGAGCTTTTCAAGGTGGTGAAACAGGGCTTGGTGGCACCTACAGAGGAGTTTCAGGCAGGGAGGTGCTCGGAGGAGGTCTTGGAGTAGGGGAACAAGGGGCTGGACAGGGATTGGGACAGGCTGGAGTTCTCCGAGGCATTGAGGAGGTCCATGTCAACACCAACCTGCTGAGGCCAATACAGCTCCAGGTGGACCCTGAGTTCCAGCGAGCGCGCTCGGATGAGAAGGAGCAGATCAAAGCTCTCAACAACAAATTCGCATCATTCATCGAGAAG GTTCAATGTCTGGAGCGGCAGAATCAGGCACTCTTGGCCAAGTGGgaacttctgcagcagcaaagctctggccctgaggagagcaggaaCATCAACAACTTCTTCCAGTCCTACATCAGCAACCTGCAGCGGCAGCTTGAGACGCTCCAGAgccagaaggagcagctggatcCCGAAGCCTACAACATGCTCCGGCTTGTTGAGGATTATAAAAACAG aTTCGAGGAGGAGATCAACAAACGCACGTCCAAGGAGGAGGAGTTTGTGGAGCTTAAAAAG gaaCTGGATAGTGCATACATGGGAAAAATGGAGTTTGATGTCCGGGTGGATAtcctgaggcaggagctggagttCCTCCGGTGTTTATATGAAGCC gagctgtcccagctgcaaACAGTGGTTGGGAACACTGACATCATTGTGTCCATGGACAACCACAGGGAGTTGAACATGGATGGAATCATCGAGGAGGTCAGGCAGGAATATGAGGGGATGGCCCAGAAGAGCACAGCTGAACTGGATGCCATGTACCAGGGCAGG TACCAGGACCTGCAGAACATGTGGGTGAATCAACgagagcagctgaggaacagTCACCAGGAAATTCAGGAACTCACCAGGCAGATCCAAAGACTCCAACCAGAAATTGAAATTGCAAGGAAAAGG AATTCCAGCCTCCAAGACTCCATTAAAGATGCTGAGCACCGTGGGAGCTCGGCCATCAGGGATGGCCAGAAAaagctccaggagctggaaaacGCCCTCCAACAGGCCAAGGATGACCTTTCTCACCTTGTCCATGATTACCAGGAGCTCCTGAATGTAAAGCTGGGCCTGGACATCGAGATCGCCATGTATCGATCACTCcttgaggaggaggagaacag GATCCAGGAAGGATCACTGGCCACAATCT GTGTCATTGACCACAATTCCAGAGCTCCTGGAGTCTTTGGAGGCATAAAAAGTGTGAAGGGGGGAATGAGCTCTGGTGGTACCAGCGGGAGCGGAGTGAAAGGGCCGATCtctggagggggaaaaggtgGATCCAGCTCTGGTGGGAGTGGGTCCATCTGTGGAGGGGGAAAAGGTTCAGGatacagaggaggaggaagctcaGGTGGTGGAGGTTCCATGTCCAAGGGTAGCAGCAGTTCGGGAGGGTGGGGGTCCAGCTCTGGTGGAGGTGGTTCAAGTTATGGAGGTGGAAAAGGTTCAGGatatggaggaggaggaagctctGGAGGAGGTGGGTCCATCTGTGGAGGAGGATCCAGCTCTGGCAGTGGAGGCTCCATGTCCAagggcagcagcatctctggagGTGGAGGATCCAGCTCTGGAGGAGGTGGTTCAAGTtatggaggaggaaaaggttCAGGatatggaggaggaggaagctctGGAGGCAGTGGAG GCTCCATGTCCAagggcagcagcatctctggagGTGGAGGATCCAGCTCTGGAGGAGGTGGGTCAAGTTATGGAGGTGGAAAAGGTTCAGGatatggaggaggaggaagctctGGAGGCAGTGGAGGCTCCATGTCCAagggcagcagcatctctggagGTGGAGGATCCAGCTCTGGAGGAGGTGGGTCAAGTTATGGAGGTGGAAAAGGTTCAGGatatggaggaggaggaagctctGGAGGAGGTGGGTCCATCTGTGGAGGAGGATCCAGCTCTGGCAGTGGAGGCTCCATGTCCAagggcagcagcatctctggagGTGGAGGATCCAGCTCTGGTGGAGGTGGGTCAAGTTATGGAGGTGGAAAAGGTTCAGGatatggaggaggaggaagctctGGAGGCAGTGGAGGCTCCATGTCCAagggcagcagcatctctggagGTGGAGGATCCAGCTCTGGAGGAGGTGGGTCAAGTTATGGAGGTGGAAAAGGTTCAGGatatggaggaggaggaagctctGGAGGAGGTGGGTCCATCTGTGGAGGAGGATCCAGCTCTGGCAGTGGAGGTTCCATGTCCAagggcagcagcatctctggagGTGGAGGGATGAGCTCTGGTAGTGGTGGGTCAAGTTATGGAGGAGGGAAAGGTTCAGGatatggaggaggaggaagctctGGCAGTGGAGGCTCCATCTGTGGAGGAGGATCCAGCTCTGGCAGTGGAGGTTCCATGTCCAagggcagcagcatctctggagGTGGAGGGATGAGCTCTGGTAGTGGTGGGTCAAGTTATGGAGGAGGGAAAGGTTCAGGATATGGAGGAGGAAGTTCAG GCAGTGGTGGCTCCATGTCTGGAGGTGGCCAGAGCTCCGGTGGTTATGGATCGAGCTCTGGGAGCGGCAGGTGCAGCCCCCACAGTGGTGGGATGAGCTctggaggtgggagcagctgtggcaggagaggctccatctctggaggtggAGGACAGGGAAGCTCAG GCAGTGGTGGCTCCATGTCTGGAGGTGGCCAGAGCTCCGGTGGTTATGGATCGAGCTCTGGGAGCGGCAGGTGCAGCCCCCACAGTGGTGGGATGAGCTctggaggtgggagcagctgtggcaggagaggctccatctctggaggtggAGGACAGGGAAGCTCAGGCAGTGGTGGCTCCATGTCTGGAGGTGGCCAGAGCTCCGGTGGTTATGGATCGAGCTCTGGGAGCGGCAGGTGCAGCCCCCACAGTGGTGGGATGAGCTctggaggtgggagcagctgtggcaggagaggctccatctctggaggtggAGGACAGGGAAGCTCAG GCAGTGGTGGCTCCATGTCTGGAGGTGGCCAG AGCTCCGGTGGTTATGGATCGAGCTCTGGGAGCGGCAGGTGCAGCCCCCACAGTGGTGGGATGAGCTctggaggtgggagcagctgtggcaggagaggctccatctctggaggtggAGGACAGGGAAGCTCAGGCAGTGGTGGCTCCATGTCTGGAGGTGGCCAGATCTCCGGTGGTTATGGATCGAGCTCTGGGAGCGGCAGGTGCAGTCCCCACAGTGGTGGGATGAGCTctggaggtgggagcagctgtggcaggagaggctccatctctggaggtggAGGACAGGGAAGCTCAGGCAGTGGTGGCTCCATGTCTGGAGGTGGCCAGAGCTCCGGTGGTTATGGATCGAGCTCTGGGAGCGGCAGGTGCAGCCCCCACAGTGGTGGGATGAGCTctggaggtgggagcagctgtggcaggagagggtccatctctggaggtggtggaggaggaggagggggaggctcAGGTCATGGAGGATCCAGTTATGGCAGTGGTGGGTCCATcagtggaggagaaggag gctcAGGTTATGGAGGATCCAGTTATGGCAGTGGTGGGTCCATcagtggaggagaaggaggttcCGGCTATGGAGGGAGCTCAGGATATGGAGGTGGCTCTGGCAGGAGAGGGTCCATCTCTGGAGGTGGTCACAGCTCTGGAGGGTGGGGATCAGGCTCTGGCAGTGGCGGGAGCAGTTCTGGAGGAGGAATCGGCTCCGGCTATGGAGGAAGCTCAGGCAGTGGAGGATCAAGCTCTGGTGGGTGCAttggtggaggagaaggaggtggagGAAGCTCAGGCAGGAGAGGCTCCATCTCTGGAGGCGGTCACAGCTCTGGTGGTTATGGCTCTGGCAGTGGCAGGTGCAGCCCCCACAGTGGCGGGATCAGCTCTGGAGGTTGGAGCAGCTCTGGTAGGAGAGGTTCCATCTCtggaggtggaggagaaggagggggaggaagctCAGGTCATGGAGGATCCAGTTATGGCAGTGGCGGGTCCATcagtggaggagaaggaggttcCGGCTATGGAGGGAGCTCAGGATATGGAGGTGGCTCTGGCAGGAGAGGGTCCATCTCTGGTGGTGGTCACAGCTCTGGAGGGTGGGGATCAGGCTCTGGCAGTGGTGGAAGCAGTTCTGGAGGAGGAATCAGCTCCGGCtatggaggaggagaaagctCTGGGAGGAGAGG GTCCATCTCTGGag ggggaggaagctCAGGTCATGGAGGATCCAGTTATGGCAGTGGTGGGTCCATcagtggaggagaaggaggttcAGGCTATGGAGGGAGCTCAGGATATGGAGGTGGCTCTGGCAGGAGAGGGTCCATCTCTGGTGGTGGTCACAGCTCTGGAGGGTGGGGATCAGGCTCTGGCAGTGGTGGAAGCAGTTCTGGAGGAGGAATCAGCTCCGGCtatggaggaggagaaagctCTGGGAGGAGAGGGTCCATCTCTGGTGGTGGAGGAAGCTTGGGCAGTGGTGGATCTAGTTATGGCAGTGGTGAATCCATctgtggaggagaaggaggctCTGGGTATGGAGTAGGAGGAAGCTCTGGGAGGAGAGGATCCATCTCTGGaggtggtggaggaggaggagggggaggctcAGGTCATGGAGGATCCAGTTATGGCAGCGGCGGGTCCATcagtggaggagaaggaggttcCGGCTATGGAGGGAGCTCAGGATATGGAGGTGGCTCTGGTAGGAGAGGGTCCATCTCTGGAGGTGGAGGAAGCTCAGGCCATGGAGGATCCAGTTATGGCAGTGGTGGATGCATTGGGGGGGGAGAAGGGGCCTCAGGGTGTGGAGGAGGGTCAGGATATGGAGGAGGCTCTGGATATGGGGGAGGCTCAGGGTACGGAGGAAACTCTGGATATGGGGGAGGCTCAGGGTATGGAGGAAACTCTGGATATGGGGGAGGTTCAGGCtatggaggaggaggaagctccATCTCTGGAGGCTGGGGATCGAGCTCTGctggcacctgcagccctggcagtcGGGGGGAAGGAGGTTGGGATTGCTCCGGAGGGGACAGTTTTTATGGAGGAGGGACCTGTGGAGCCAGGACATCCAGCTGCAGAGATGGGACTGAGGAAGGCGGGTCAGGAGGAGGGTGCTCTTCTCCAAGACTGGGTTACTGGTCTGCCTATGGAAGTGGCTCAGGTTCCTCTGGAGATGCTGCCCACAATTAA